Proteins found in one Streptomyces sp. CB09001 genomic segment:
- a CDS encoding globin domain-containing protein: protein MLSEQSVPVVRATLPAVGSAIGDIADLFYRKLFDAHPELLRDLFNRGNQANGEQQRALAGSVAAFAGLLLENPDERADVMLSRISHKHASLGITPDQYTIVHRHLMDAVADVLGDAVTPEVARAWDEVYWLMANALIALEARLYAEKGVAQGDVWRPMEILDRVEESADAVSLVLGSADDRPVVPFRPGQYVSVQVELPDGARQIRQYSLSAAPGRSDWRITVKRVRGDGQPDGEVSSWLYANARKGELLNVSLPAGDLALAEHDGPLLLASAGIGVTPMLSMLDHLAAAGATRPVTVVHADRTPDHHAHRQEQLDLIRTLPDARLHLWYEEPGDRAPEASTGRADLTGLDLPADLTVYLCGPVPFMRAVRGDLLRRGVPAEAIHYEVFGPDLWLGQQ, encoded by the coding sequence GCCCACCCGGAGCTGCTGCGGGACCTGTTCAACCGGGGGAACCAGGCCAACGGCGAGCAGCAGCGGGCCCTGGCGGGCTCGGTCGCCGCGTTCGCCGGCCTGCTGCTGGAGAACCCGGACGAGCGTGCCGACGTGATGCTCTCGCGCATATCGCACAAGCACGCCTCGCTCGGCATCACCCCCGACCAGTACACGATCGTCCACCGGCACCTCATGGACGCCGTCGCCGACGTGCTCGGTGACGCCGTCACCCCCGAGGTCGCCCGGGCCTGGGACGAGGTCTACTGGCTGATGGCCAACGCGCTCATCGCCCTGGAGGCCCGCCTCTACGCCGAGAAGGGCGTCGCGCAGGGAGACGTCTGGCGCCCCATGGAGATCCTCGACCGGGTCGAGGAGAGCGCCGATGCGGTCTCGCTCGTACTGGGGTCGGCCGACGACCGTCCCGTCGTGCCGTTCCGGCCGGGTCAGTACGTCAGCGTCCAGGTCGAACTGCCCGACGGCGCCCGGCAGATCCGCCAGTACAGCCTCTCCGCAGCGCCCGGCCGGTCCGACTGGCGCATCACCGTCAAGCGCGTCCGGGGCGACGGACAGCCGGACGGCGAGGTCTCCTCCTGGCTGTACGCGAACGCCCGCAAGGGCGAGCTGCTCAACGTGTCGCTGCCGGCCGGGGACCTGGCCCTGGCGGAGCACGACGGTCCGCTGCTGCTGGCCTCCGCCGGTATCGGCGTCACACCGATGCTCTCGATGCTCGACCACCTGGCCGCCGCCGGCGCCACCCGCCCGGTCACCGTCGTGCACGCCGACCGCACCCCCGACCACCACGCCCACCGGCAGGAGCAGCTCGACCTGATACGCACGCTGCCCGACGCCCGGCTCCACCTGTGGTACGAGGAGCCCGGCGACCGGGCGCCGGAGGCGTCCACCGGCCGCGCCGACCTGACCGGCCTCGACCTGCCCGCGGACCTCACGGTCTACCTGTGCGGTCCGGTGCCCTTCATGCGCGCGGTCCGCGGCGACCTGCTGCGCCGCGGGGTGCCCGCCGAGGCCATCCACTACGAGGTCTTCGGCCCCGACCTCTGGCTCGGACAGCAGTAG